The Musa acuminata AAA Group cultivar baxijiao chromosome BXJ1-3, Cavendish_Baxijiao_AAA, whole genome shotgun sequence genome window below encodes:
- the LOC135614241 gene encoding uncharacterized protein LOC135614241 isoform X4: MAADSNMGSHQANTPSSFHHPRMVSFRSGATDSLMGVIPGEVCSFSGNSIMVPSAASCMTNHMDTVTQSRYPAGSVLREPKPRFTHVSGSPAYWSSEEVDILSIGLLKYANEPNIRKYAKIAAMLPQKTIRDVALRCQWMINKENGKRRKMEEYYAAKKMKEMKDQMVGSPSTANICMAPISFIMNHKNIHDQLPSEEMRRLLDENRRFLKDIARNLEGGMSRCDVCNNEPTSGVDDTDASLEGLGK, from the exons ATGGCGGCTGATTCTAACATGGGTTCTCACCAAGCAAACACGCCTTCTTCTTTCCATCATCCTCGCATGGTTTCTTTCCGGTCAGGTGCAACAGATAGCTTAATGGGGGTGATTCCTGGCGAGGTGTGCAGTTTCAGTGGGAACAGCATCATGGTTCCATCTGCTGCCTCTTGCATGACCAATCATATGGATACTGTGACTCAATCTCGGTACCCTGCAGGATCTGTTCTTCGTGAACCAAAACCGAGGTTCACACATGTCTCAGGCTCACCTGCATATTGGTCTTCGGAAGAAGTGGATATCTTGAGCATAGGCCTTCTCAA ATACGCTAATGAACCAAATATACGGAAGTATGCCAAGATAGCTGCTATGCTGCCTCAGAAGACTATAAGAGATGTTGCACTGAGGTGTCAGTGGATGATT AACAAGGAAAATGGCAAACGGAGGAAGATGGAAGAATATTATGCAGCAAAAAAGATGAAAGAAATGAAG GATCAGATGGTGGGTTCTCCTTCAACAGCAAATATTTGTATGGCTCCTATTTCATTTATCATGAATCATAAGAACATCCATGATCAGCTTCCATCTGAAG AAATGAGGCGCCTTTTGGATGAAAATAGAAGATTTCTGAAAGACATTGCAAGAAATCTTGAGGGAGGCATG AGTAGATGTGATGTCTGCAACAATGAACCAACTTCCGGGGTCGATGACACAGATGCCTCTTTGGAGGGTCTCGGTAAATGA
- the LOC135614241 gene encoding uncharacterized protein LOC135614241 isoform X1 — translation MAADSNMGSHQANTPSSFHHPRMVSFRSGATDSLMGVIPGEVCSFSGNSIMVPSAASCMTNHMDTVTQSRYPAGSVLREPKPRFTHVSGSPAYWSSEEVDILSIGLLKYANEPNIRKYAKIAAMLPQKTIRDVALRCQWMINKENGKRRKMEEYYAAKKMKEMKDQMVGSPSTANICMAPISFIMNHKNIHDQLPSEEMRRLLDENRRFLKDIARNLEGGMIEENINLFHYIRNNISTIENRVDVMSATMNQLPGSMTQMPLWRVSVNDDLLSSLIPLNGNNLCATPGSNQLRLDMTCFRRNIG, via the exons ATGGCGGCTGATTCTAACATGGGTTCTCACCAAGCAAACACGCCTTCTTCTTTCCATCATCCTCGCATGGTTTCTTTCCGGTCAGGTGCAACAGATAGCTTAATGGGGGTGATTCCTGGCGAGGTGTGCAGTTTCAGTGGGAACAGCATCATGGTTCCATCTGCTGCCTCTTGCATGACCAATCATATGGATACTGTGACTCAATCTCGGTACCCTGCAGGATCTGTTCTTCGTGAACCAAAACCGAGGTTCACACATGTCTCAGGCTCACCTGCATATTGGTCTTCGGAAGAAGTGGATATCTTGAGCATAGGCCTTCTCAA ATACGCTAATGAACCAAATATACGGAAGTATGCCAAGATAGCTGCTATGCTGCCTCAGAAGACTATAAGAGATGTTGCACTGAGGTGTCAGTGGATGATT AACAAGGAAAATGGCAAACGGAGGAAGATGGAAGAATATTATGCAGCAAAAAAGATGAAAGAAATGAAG GATCAGATGGTGGGTTCTCCTTCAACAGCAAATATTTGTATGGCTCCTATTTCATTTATCATGAATCATAAGAACATCCATGATCAGCTTCCATCTGAAG AAATGAGGCGCCTTTTGGATGAAAATAGAAGATTTCTGAAAGACATTGCAAGAAATCTTGAGGGAGGCATG ATAGAAGAgaatattaatttatttcattACATCAGAAATAACATCTCAACAATCGAGAATAG AGTAGATGTGATGTCTGCAACAATGAACCAACTTCCGGGGTCGATGACACAGATGCCTCTTTGGAGGGTCTCGGTAAATGATGATCTTCTCAGCAGTCTTATTCCACTTAATGGAAAT AACTTATGTGCTACACCAGGAAGCAATCAATTACGGCTGGACATGACATGCTTCAGACGTAACATAGGATGA
- the LOC135614241 gene encoding uncharacterized protein LOC135614241 isoform X2: protein MAADSNMGSHQANTPSSFHHPRMVSFRSGATDSLMGVIPGEVCSFSGNSIMVPSAASCMTNHMDTVTQSRYPAGSVLREPKPRFTHVSGSPAYWSSEEVDILSIGLLKYANEPNIRKYAKIAAMLPQKTIRDVALRCQWMINKENGKRRKMEEYYAAKKMKEMKDQMVGSPSTANICMAPISFIMNHKNIHDQLPSEEMRRLLDENRRFLKDIARNLEGGMIEENINLFHYIRNNISTIENRVDVMSATMNQLPGSMTQMPLWRVSVNDDLLSSLIPLNGNEAINYGWT, encoded by the exons ATGGCGGCTGATTCTAACATGGGTTCTCACCAAGCAAACACGCCTTCTTCTTTCCATCATCCTCGCATGGTTTCTTTCCGGTCAGGTGCAACAGATAGCTTAATGGGGGTGATTCCTGGCGAGGTGTGCAGTTTCAGTGGGAACAGCATCATGGTTCCATCTGCTGCCTCTTGCATGACCAATCATATGGATACTGTGACTCAATCTCGGTACCCTGCAGGATCTGTTCTTCGTGAACCAAAACCGAGGTTCACACATGTCTCAGGCTCACCTGCATATTGGTCTTCGGAAGAAGTGGATATCTTGAGCATAGGCCTTCTCAA ATACGCTAATGAACCAAATATACGGAAGTATGCCAAGATAGCTGCTATGCTGCCTCAGAAGACTATAAGAGATGTTGCACTGAGGTGTCAGTGGATGATT AACAAGGAAAATGGCAAACGGAGGAAGATGGAAGAATATTATGCAGCAAAAAAGATGAAAGAAATGAAG GATCAGATGGTGGGTTCTCCTTCAACAGCAAATATTTGTATGGCTCCTATTTCATTTATCATGAATCATAAGAACATCCATGATCAGCTTCCATCTGAAG AAATGAGGCGCCTTTTGGATGAAAATAGAAGATTTCTGAAAGACATTGCAAGAAATCTTGAGGGAGGCATG ATAGAAGAgaatattaatttatttcattACATCAGAAATAACATCTCAACAATCGAGAATAG AGTAGATGTGATGTCTGCAACAATGAACCAACTTCCGGGGTCGATGACACAGATGCCTCTTTGGAGGGTCTCGGTAAATGATGATCTTCTCAGCAGTCTTATTCCACTTAATGGAAAT GAAGCAATCAATTACGGCTGGACATGA
- the LOC135614241 gene encoding uncharacterized protein LOC135614241 isoform X3, with the protein MAADSNMGSHQANTPSSFHHPRMVSFRSGATDSLMGVIPGEVCSFSGNSIMVPSAASCMTNHMDTVTQSRYPAGSVLREPKPRFTHVSGSPAYWSSEEVDILSIGLLKYANEPNIRKYAKIAAMLPQKTIRDVALRCQWMINKENGKRRKMEEYYAAKKMKEMKDQMVGSPSTANICMAPISFIMNHKNIHDQLPSEEMRRLLDENRRFLKDIARNLEGGMIEENINLFHYIRNNISTIENRCDVCNNEPTSGVDDTDASLEGLGK; encoded by the exons ATGGCGGCTGATTCTAACATGGGTTCTCACCAAGCAAACACGCCTTCTTCTTTCCATCATCCTCGCATGGTTTCTTTCCGGTCAGGTGCAACAGATAGCTTAATGGGGGTGATTCCTGGCGAGGTGTGCAGTTTCAGTGGGAACAGCATCATGGTTCCATCTGCTGCCTCTTGCATGACCAATCATATGGATACTGTGACTCAATCTCGGTACCCTGCAGGATCTGTTCTTCGTGAACCAAAACCGAGGTTCACACATGTCTCAGGCTCACCTGCATATTGGTCTTCGGAAGAAGTGGATATCTTGAGCATAGGCCTTCTCAA ATACGCTAATGAACCAAATATACGGAAGTATGCCAAGATAGCTGCTATGCTGCCTCAGAAGACTATAAGAGATGTTGCACTGAGGTGTCAGTGGATGATT AACAAGGAAAATGGCAAACGGAGGAAGATGGAAGAATATTATGCAGCAAAAAAGATGAAAGAAATGAAG GATCAGATGGTGGGTTCTCCTTCAACAGCAAATATTTGTATGGCTCCTATTTCATTTATCATGAATCATAAGAACATCCATGATCAGCTTCCATCTGAAG AAATGAGGCGCCTTTTGGATGAAAATAGAAGATTTCTGAAAGACATTGCAAGAAATCTTGAGGGAGGCATG ATAGAAGAgaatattaatttatttcattACATCAGAAATAACATCTCAACAATCGAGAATAG ATGTGATGTCTGCAACAATGAACCAACTTCCGGGGTCGATGACACAGATGCCTCTTTGGAGGGTCTCGGTAAATGA